In Musa acuminata AAA Group cultivar baxijiao chromosome BXJ3-11, Cavendish_Baxijiao_AAA, whole genome shotgun sequence, one DNA window encodes the following:
- the LOC135652420 gene encoding glycosyltransferase BC10-like isoform X1 produces the protein MKVPQAWQLGNGNTRIIPGPSSRPTARSPRWIIILICLVCVSLIGVYAYPPRRFSACYFFSSSVCSPQKDWLPPIARELTDDEIASRVVIKDILSMPLIQPENPKIAFMFLTRGSLPFEKLWETFFLGHEGRYSIYVHASQEKPVHASPLFVGRGIRSTKVIWGKISMVEAEKRLLANALHNPDNQHFILLSDSCVPLHNFDYVYNYLLGANVSFIDSFWDPGPHGNARYTEHMSPEIEEKDFRKGAQWFTMKRKHALIVMADNLYFTKFRLYCKPGFDGRNCYADEHYLPTLFNMIDPTGIANWSVTHVDWSEGKWHPKAYQAKEVTYELLKNITSIDENYHVTSDDKKVKTVSPCLWNGMKRPCYLFARKFLPETLDNLMQLFSIYRVI, from the exons aTGAAGGTACCACAGGCATGGCAGCTAGGCAATGGGAACACACGCATTATACCAGGACCAAGCAGCAGACCAACCGCAAGGTCGCCTAGATGGATAATCATTTTGATATGCTTGGTATGTGTCTCCTTGATTGGGGTGTATGCATATCCACCTCGGCGGTTTTCAGCTTGCTACTTCTTTTCTTCAAGTGTTTGCAGCCCACAAAAGGATTGGCTGCCTCCTATAGCACGGGAACTTACTGATGATGAGATTGCTTCTCGTGTTGTCATTAAAGACATTCTTTCCATGCCATTAATTCAACCAGAGAATCCCAAAATTGCTTTCATGTTCTTGACTCGAGGTTCACTGCCATTCGAAAAACTCTGGGAGACATTCTTTCTG GGCCATGAAGGGAGATATTCCATCTATGTACATGCATCACAAGAGAAACCAGTGCATGCGAGTCCTTTATTTGTTGGCCGAGGCATTCGGAGCACCAAG GTTATATGGGGTAAAATTTCTATGGTCGAGGCAGAAAAGAGGCTCCTGGCAAATGCACTCCATAACCCTGATAATCAACATTTTATTTTGCTTTCTGACAG TTGTGTTCCTCTTcataattttgattatgtttacaaCTATTTATTGGGAGCAAATGTCAGCTTCATTGACAG CTTTTGGGATCCTGGTCCACATGGTAATGCCAGATATACAGAGCATATGTCGCCTGAGATTGAAGAGAAGGACTTCAGGAAGGGTGCACAG TGGTTCACAATGAAGCGAAAGCATGCTTTAATAGTTATGGCAGACAACCTTTATTTTACAAAGTTCAGGCTTTATTGCAAG CCAGGTTTTGATGGACGTAATTGTTATGCTGATGAACACTATCTGCCGACTCTGTTCAAT ATGATTGATCCCACTGGCATTGCAAACTGGTCGGTGACGCACGTGGATTGGTCCGAAGGAAAGTGGCATCCAAAAGCATATCAGGCTAAGGAAGTGACATATGAACTCCTGAAGAACATAACT TCTATTGATGAGAATTATCATGTCACAAGTGATGATAAG AAAGTCAAGACGGTGTCGCCTTGTTTGTGGAACGGAATGAAGAGGCCGTGTTATTTGTTTGCCAGGAAATTTTTGCCTGAAACCCTTGACAATTTGATGCAGCTGTTCTCCATCTACAGAGTCATTTAA
- the LOC135652420 gene encoding glycosyltransferase BC10-like isoform X2 produces the protein MPLIQPENPKIAFMFLTRGSLPFEKLWETFFLGHEGRYSIYVHASQEKPVHASPLFVGRGIRSTKVIWGKISMVEAEKRLLANALHNPDNQHFILLSDSCVPLHNFDYVYNYLLGANVSFIDSFWDPGPHGNARYTEHMSPEIEEKDFRKGAQWFTMKRKHALIVMADNLYFTKFRLYCKPGFDGRNCYADEHYLPTLFNMIDPTGIANWSVTHVDWSEGKWHPKAYQAKEVTYELLKNITSIDENYHVTSDDKKVKTVSPCLWNGMKRPCYLFARKFLPETLDNLMQLFSIYRVI, from the exons ATGCCATTAATTCAACCAGAGAATCCCAAAATTGCTTTCATGTTCTTGACTCGAGGTTCACTGCCATTCGAAAAACTCTGGGAGACATTCTTTCTG GGCCATGAAGGGAGATATTCCATCTATGTACATGCATCACAAGAGAAACCAGTGCATGCGAGTCCTTTATTTGTTGGCCGAGGCATTCGGAGCACCAAG GTTATATGGGGTAAAATTTCTATGGTCGAGGCAGAAAAGAGGCTCCTGGCAAATGCACTCCATAACCCTGATAATCAACATTTTATTTTGCTTTCTGACAG TTGTGTTCCTCTTcataattttgattatgtttacaaCTATTTATTGGGAGCAAATGTCAGCTTCATTGACAG CTTTTGGGATCCTGGTCCACATGGTAATGCCAGATATACAGAGCATATGTCGCCTGAGATTGAAGAGAAGGACTTCAGGAAGGGTGCACAG TGGTTCACAATGAAGCGAAAGCATGCTTTAATAGTTATGGCAGACAACCTTTATTTTACAAAGTTCAGGCTTTATTGCAAG CCAGGTTTTGATGGACGTAATTGTTATGCTGATGAACACTATCTGCCGACTCTGTTCAAT ATGATTGATCCCACTGGCATTGCAAACTGGTCGGTGACGCACGTGGATTGGTCCGAAGGAAAGTGGCATCCAAAAGCATATCAGGCTAAGGAAGTGACATATGAACTCCTGAAGAACATAACT TCTATTGATGAGAATTATCATGTCACAAGTGATGATAAG AAAGTCAAGACGGTGTCGCCTTGTTTGTGGAACGGAATGAAGAGGCCGTGTTATTTGTTTGCCAGGAAATTTTTGCCTGAAACCCTTGACAATTTGATGCAGCTGTTCTCCATCTACAGAGTCATTTAA
- the LOC135652585 gene encoding putative RNA methyltransferase At5g10620 isoform X3, which produces MEVSRWSQCYAVFSQMKKNTSAPLLAKKSKYSGQSIRAIPIRILTVGKRRSPGVQLLVEEYMEKLSNVKAQIDAEDMVIMQQIRHEDWVVVLDEHGLDVGSEQLADLLGDAGRTGSTRLAFCIGGPYGHGPQLRNRADVTIRLSSMVLNHQIALIVLLEQLYRVSINRPVEAGILIIQKKSCP; this is translated from the exons ATGGAAGTCTCTCGGTGGAGCCAATGCTACGCCGTCTTCTCCCAGATGAAGAAGAACACCTCTGCTCCCTTGCTAG CCAAGAAATCCAAATACTCTGGCCAATCAATT AGAGCAATTCCGATTCGAATATTGACGGTGGGCAAGAGGAGGTCTCCAGGGGTGCAGCTTTTGGTCGAGGAGTACATGGAGAAGCTCAG CAATGTGAAAGCTCAGATTGATGCAGAAGACATGGTCATTATGCAACAGATCAGACATGAAGATTGG GTTGTTGTGTTGGATGAGCATGGACTAGATGTCGGATCTGAGCAGTTAGCTGATTTATTGGGTGATGCAGGAAGAACA GGTTCAACAAGACTTGCCTTTTGCATTGGCGGCCCATATGGTCATGGACCACAGTTGCGGAATCGTGCTGATGTAACGATTCGATTATCTTCAATGGTGTTGAATCACCAGATTGCTTTAATTGTGTTGTTGGAGCAACTTTATAG AGTGAGCATCAATCGACCTGTTGAAGCTGGCATTTTAATTATCCAGAAAAAAAGCTGTCCATAA
- the LOC135652585 gene encoding putative RNA methyltransferase At5g10620 isoform X1: MEVSRWSQCYAVFSQMKKNTSAPLLAKKSKYSGQSIRAIPIRILTVGKRRSPGVQLLVEEYMEKLRYYCSVEDVHVKSNPKSSSNVKAQIDAEDMVIMQQIRHEDWVVVLDEHGLDVGSEQLADLLGDAGRTGSTRLAFCIGGPYGHGPQLRNRADVTIRLSSMVLNHQIALIVLLEQLYRVSINRPVEAGILIIQKKSCP; this comes from the exons ATGGAAGTCTCTCGGTGGAGCCAATGCTACGCCGTCTTCTCCCAGATGAAGAAGAACACCTCTGCTCCCTTGCTAG CCAAGAAATCCAAATACTCTGGCCAATCAATT AGAGCAATTCCGATTCGAATATTGACGGTGGGCAAGAGGAGGTCTCCAGGGGTGCAGCTTTTGGTCGAGGAGTACATGGAGAAGCTCAGGTACTATTGCAGCGTCGAGGATGTCCATGTAAAGTCTAATCCAAAAAGTAGCAG CAATGTGAAAGCTCAGATTGATGCAGAAGACATGGTCATTATGCAACAGATCAGACATGAAGATTGG GTTGTTGTGTTGGATGAGCATGGACTAGATGTCGGATCTGAGCAGTTAGCTGATTTATTGGGTGATGCAGGAAGAACA GGTTCAACAAGACTTGCCTTTTGCATTGGCGGCCCATATGGTCATGGACCACAGTTGCGGAATCGTGCTGATGTAACGATTCGATTATCTTCAATGGTGTTGAATCACCAGATTGCTTTAATTGTGTTGTTGGAGCAACTTTATAG AGTGAGCATCAATCGACCTGTTGAAGCTGGCATTTTAATTATCCAGAAAAAAAGCTGTCCATAA
- the LOC135652585 gene encoding putative RNA methyltransferase At5g10620 isoform X2, giving the protein MEVSRWSQCYAVFSQMKKNTSAPLLAKKSKYSGQSIRAIPIRILTVGKRRSPGVQLLVEEYMEKLRYYCSVEDVHVKSNPKSSSNVKAQIDAEDMVIMQQIRHEDWVVVLDEHGLDVGSEQLADLLGDAGRTGSTRLAFCIGGPYGHGPQLRNRADVTIRLSSMVLNHQIALIVLLEQLYRSWTIIKGQKYHH; this is encoded by the exons ATGGAAGTCTCTCGGTGGAGCCAATGCTACGCCGTCTTCTCCCAGATGAAGAAGAACACCTCTGCTCCCTTGCTAG CCAAGAAATCCAAATACTCTGGCCAATCAATT AGAGCAATTCCGATTCGAATATTGACGGTGGGCAAGAGGAGGTCTCCAGGGGTGCAGCTTTTGGTCGAGGAGTACATGGAGAAGCTCAGGTACTATTGCAGCGTCGAGGATGTCCATGTAAAGTCTAATCCAAAAAGTAGCAG CAATGTGAAAGCTCAGATTGATGCAGAAGACATGGTCATTATGCAACAGATCAGACATGAAGATTGG GTTGTTGTGTTGGATGAGCATGGACTAGATGTCGGATCTGAGCAGTTAGCTGATTTATTGGGTGATGCAGGAAGAACA GGTTCAACAAGACTTGCCTTTTGCATTGGCGGCCCATATGGTCATGGACCACAGTTGCGGAATCGTGCTGATGTAACGATTCGATTATCTTCAATGGTGTTGAATCACCAGATTGCTTTAATTGTGTTGTTGGAGCAACTTTATAG ATCATGGACAATCATCAAAGGCCAGAAGTACCATCATTAG